A genomic window from Pseudogulbenkiania sp. MAI-1 includes:
- a CDS encoding glycine betaine/L-proline ABC transporter ATP-binding protein has translation MMMMKPAPEFRPASRTKVVECRSVWKFFGDNGSAAVEAAKKGTHDKDQILEQFGCVVAVANASFEIYEGETFCIMGLSGSGKSTLIRHFNRLIEPSVGEVIVRGQDICKLNSSDLRAMRAKHIGMVFQHVALLPYRTVLQNVALPLEVQQLPKGKLIETCMNALETVGLKNWADRYPGELSGGMQQRVGIARALAANPEILLMDEPFSALDPLIRKQLQFEFRQLSTHLNKTSIFITHDLEEAIRIGDRIAIMKEGRIVQIGTPEEIVLRPADDYVASFVEGISRLHLVKAHSIMSKSEIANQAPAQVPHADIDDDLQAMIDLALNHGADQIAIKDHGRTVGMVNREGLLKAVRGIDVS, from the coding sequence ATGATGATGATGAAGCCGGCACCTGAATTCCGACCCGCTAGTCGCACGAAGGTAGTTGAATGCCGCTCAGTATGGAAGTTTTTCGGCGACAACGGATCAGCCGCTGTAGAAGCGGCCAAAAAAGGCACTCACGATAAAGATCAAATTCTTGAACAGTTTGGTTGTGTTGTTGCTGTTGCGAACGCGTCCTTTGAAATATATGAGGGTGAGACATTTTGTATTATGGGATTATCGGGTAGTGGTAAATCTACTCTCATCAGACATTTTAACCGCCTCATAGAGCCAAGTGTTGGCGAAGTGATTGTGCGTGGCCAAGACATCTGCAAGTTGAATAGCAGTGATCTTAGGGCTATGCGTGCAAAGCATATTGGGATGGTGTTTCAGCATGTAGCACTCCTGCCATATCGCACAGTGCTACAAAACGTTGCACTCCCACTGGAAGTTCAACAGCTGCCTAAAGGCAAGCTGATTGAAACTTGTATGAACGCGTTGGAGACCGTCGGTCTCAAGAACTGGGCCGACAGATATCCAGGAGAACTTTCTGGTGGGATGCAACAGCGAGTTGGTATCGCTCGCGCTCTTGCTGCGAACCCCGAAATTCTTCTTATGGATGAGCCTTTTAGTGCATTGGACCCGCTTATCCGAAAGCAGTTGCAGTTTGAATTTAGACAGCTATCGACGCATCTCAATAAGACATCTATTTTCATTACTCACGACTTGGAGGAAGCAATTCGAATTGGTGATCGCATTGCCATTATGAAGGAGGGCCGAATTGTTCAAATCGGTACTCCTGAAGAAATTGTGTTGCGGCCAGCCGATGACTATGTTGCTAGCTTCGTTGAAGGTATTTCTCGTTTGCACCTCGTTAAGGCTCATTCGATTATGAGTAAGTCTGAGATTGCAAATCAAGCTCCTGCTCAAGTGCCGCATGCTGATATTGATGATGATCTGCAGGCAATGATTGATCTTGCCCTGAATCATGGAGCCGATCAAATCGCAATTAAAGATCATGGTCGAACAGTTGGCATGGTGAACCGCGAAGGTCTCTTGAAGGCCGTACGAGGTATTGATGTCAGCTGA
- a CDS encoding glycine betaine ABC transporter substrate-binding protein: MDCYGSAQGLCPFTDFGYMFVRVKGCLALSDGLYQFFTKVPKEEDMKYCTMSINKVGGWRNEVIKYFKRVVAAFMLVVMSVAAAQAEDKVIKVGSLGWEDQMAISLPTKKFLEKEGFKVQFTKFNEWGIAFAALTKGDVDILLSSINYLTADYWAKNKDRLEKISIASYGVYQGLVVPSYVPIDSVEQLNSIASKVGGKIIGIEPGSGLMREVNAAVKAYGLKYQVIDGSTAAMVAQLQSSIQRKEPIVTMLWKPSWMMQKYPVKFLKDPKGIFAPPQAYYWIARKGFSEKNIRAREAIASVYVPIEDVGQINSAMNNGKTVEQAVDAWWQQNNGLIQRWSVMSSK; the protein is encoded by the coding sequence ATGGATTGCTACGGTTCCGCTCAAGGTTTGTGCCCATTTACAGATTTCGGATATATGTTTGTCCGTGTCAAGGGTTGCCTAGCCTTGAGTGATGGGTTGTATCAGTTTTTTACAAAAGTACCAAAGGAGGAAGACATGAAGTATTGCACAATGTCCATCAATAAGGTTGGTGGCTGGAGAAATGAAGTCATAAAGTATTTTAAACGGGTTGTGGCTGCATTCATGCTGGTCGTAATGAGTGTAGCCGCAGCACAAGCCGAGGATAAAGTTATTAAGGTAGGCAGCCTTGGCTGGGAAGACCAGATGGCTATTTCGCTGCCGACAAAGAAATTCCTTGAAAAGGAAGGCTTTAAGGTTCAGTTTACCAAGTTCAACGAATGGGGCATTGCGTTTGCCGCACTTACTAAAGGGGACGTTGACATTCTTTTGTCTAGTATTAACTACCTGACTGCAGACTACTGGGCAAAGAATAAAGATCGACTGGAAAAAATCTCGATTGCATCGTACGGTGTTTATCAAGGTCTTGTTGTGCCATCTTATGTTCCTATTGATTCGGTTGAACAACTGAACTCAATTGCGAGTAAGGTCGGTGGCAAGATTATTGGTATTGAGCCAGGCTCTGGACTGATGCGCGAGGTTAATGCAGCGGTTAAAGCTTATGGCCTCAAATATCAAGTAATTGATGGGAGCACTGCAGCCATGGTTGCCCAGTTGCAATCGTCGATTCAGCGCAAAGAACCCATCGTAACGATGCTGTGGAAACCGTCCTGGATGATGCAGAAATATCCTGTCAAATTCCTTAAGGATCCGAAAGGCATCTTCGCACCCCCGCAAGCTTACTACTGGATTGCTCGCAAGGGCTTCTCGGAGAAAAATATCCGCGCTCGTGAAGCAATCGCAAGTGTGTACGTTCCGATTGAGGATGTGGGTCAGATTAATAGTGCTATGAATAATGGCAAAACTGTGGAGCAAGCTGTGGATGCTTGGTGGCAGCAAAACAATGGACTGATCCAACGCTGGTCCGTAATGTCTTCCAAGTAA
- a CDS encoding IS30 family transposase: protein MKYRHLTEGERYQIQALSAEGFGPTAIGQRIGRCKSVISRELRRHRLRGRYHASDAQRSYRQRLQAKGKLRQPWGPVFDEIAVPLLREGWSPEQISGVFKGSDYAVSHEWIYQRVLQNKRQGGDVYKALRCQKERRKRYGKPERRGQIANRRPITERPAEVEARSRVGDWEADTMIGAGNKGAIVTLVERKTGYAKLMLVPNKEAAGVTKAIVQALRPHQKQVLTLTFDNGKEFAGHQTVAKRLKADCFFADPYSSWQRGCNENLNGLIRQYFPKGTDFRRITRAALVKVERKLNDRPRKRLDWKTPRMLFEGSKSLN from the coding sequence ATGAAATACCGCCATCTCACCGAGGGTGAACGATACCAGATCCAGGCATTGAGTGCCGAGGGTTTTGGCCCTACGGCCATCGGCCAGCGCATTGGTCGCTGTAAAAGCGTGATCAGCCGAGAGCTGCGGCGCCATCGCCTGCGCGGCCGTTACCATGCCAGCGATGCCCAGCGCAGCTATCGCCAGCGCCTGCAAGCCAAGGGCAAATTGCGGCAGCCATGGGGGCCGGTATTCGACGAGATCGCCGTCCCGTTGCTGAGGGAGGGCTGGAGTCCTGAACAAATCAGCGGCGTGTTCAAAGGTAGTGACTATGCAGTCAGCCATGAATGGATTTACCAGCGGGTCCTGCAGAACAAGCGCCAAGGCGGTGATGTCTACAAAGCGCTGCGCTGCCAGAAAGAACGCAGAAAGCGCTACGGCAAGCCGGAGCGTCGCGGTCAGATAGCCAACCGCCGGCCGATTACGGAGCGTCCCGCCGAAGTTGAGGCGCGCAGCCGGGTCGGTGATTGGGAGGCTGACACGATGATCGGAGCCGGGAACAAGGGTGCCATCGTGACACTGGTTGAGCGCAAGACCGGCTACGCCAAGCTGATGCTGGTGCCAAACAAGGAAGCGGCGGGCGTCACGAAGGCGATTGTCCAAGCGCTCCGTCCACACCAGAAACAGGTGCTGACGCTGACGTTCGACAACGGCAAGGAGTTTGCTGGCCACCAGACGGTTGCCAAGCGGTTGAAAGCAGATTGCTTTTTTGCCGACCCGTACAGTTCTTGGCAGCGCGGCTGCAACGAAAACCTGAACGGGCTCATCCGGCAATACTTCCCAAAGGGGACTGACTTCAGGAGGATTACTCGGGCTGCGCTGGTCAAAGTGGAAAGAAAGTTGAATGACCGTCCCAGGAAACGGCTGGACTGGAAGACGCCAAGGATGCTGTTCGAAGGAAGCAAATCACTGAATTGA
- a CDS encoding dihydrodipicolinate synthase family protein, protein MDELRGVYTVVATPFKEDGAIDFEGFGNNLDYYADNGGYGVVVAGTLGEYSAMTVDERKQLFEFAAKRLDSRCPLMAGTIATTTKQVIELTNHVGDNGGVGVLLLSHPGLGLNADELYTYYQDVADNTNVKIMLYNNPGSNGIDMSFDLVKKLSEHPNIVAIKESSNDVKRISRIVDELDGSLTPFCGYEDMYYEAFNAGARGWVCLGGNIAPRMVRDLLDLVEVGETEKARELSRNYRPLARYFENTSKFIQATKYAMDKIGLTGGYCRRPRLPLSPAEKSAIDAILADVKLY, encoded by the coding sequence ATGGATGAATTGCGTGGGGTATACACCGTTGTAGCAACCCCTTTCAAAGAAGATGGTGCGATTGATTTCGAAGGTTTTGGCAATAACCTCGATTATTACGCGGACAATGGTGGTTACGGTGTTGTCGTTGCAGGGACTCTTGGTGAGTACAGCGCAATGACCGTTGACGAGCGAAAACAACTGTTCGAGTTTGCGGCAAAACGACTAGACAGTCGTTGTCCGTTGATGGCGGGCACCATTGCAACCACAACTAAGCAGGTTATCGAACTGACTAATCATGTCGGTGACAACGGTGGTGTAGGTGTGCTGCTGCTGTCGCATCCTGGCCTTGGTCTTAACGCGGATGAGTTGTATACGTATTATCAAGACGTTGCTGATAATACCAACGTTAAAATCATGCTTTATAACAATCCGGGCAGCAATGGCATTGATATGTCGTTTGATCTTGTTAAGAAGCTTAGCGAGCATCCAAATATTGTTGCAATTAAAGAATCTTCAAACGATGTGAAGCGGATCTCTAGAATCGTAGATGAACTAGATGGTTCTCTCACCCCGTTCTGTGGCTACGAAGATATGTACTATGAGGCATTTAATGCCGGAGCAAGAGGCTGGGTGTGTCTCGGTGGCAACATCGCTCCCCGCATGGTTAGAGATCTTCTGGATCTGGTAGAGGTCGGTGAGACAGAAAAGGCGCGCGAACTTTCTCGGAATTATCGCCCGCTGGCAAGGTATTTTGAGAATACTTCCAAATTTATTCAGGCAACGAAATACGCCATGGATAAAATTGGCCTTACGGGTGGCTACTGCCGCCGGCCACGACTGCCACTGTCGCCAGCCGAGAAGTCGGCTATTGATGCAATTCTGGCTGACGTGAAGCTTTATTGA
- a CDS encoding sigma-54-dependent Fis family transcriptional regulator, translated as MILGDVQAVHTRQLWEHFIAGKPINSESLPDYVYRSWETCRDNGVNPRQTLEAHTLSKVEIDKLLKLNNELIEISRPVLEMILFSTNDAKFIVMLTSQEGVILYVTGDLESLSVQENYYNKPGVYCEKKFFSARATTLSLIEKRPISLCGSEHYLEVFHNSLCYAAPIFDHDGNVIACISLATSLNNYNKKTLSMVAAAAENITLQLQRQHLYESKKYLSSLVYSICESLPDGVIALNKANAITYVNHTAEDIFRSTSTELVGKNITEIIDNSSILELSSLIESKKKNIMSLSLKNNAESKWLCRAQPLNDANNTTIGVTLFLASEKQIVQGLTQVGGNRAHYRLEDIKGQSPELEKCLQLAKKIANKASRVLITGESGTGKELFAQGIHNAGPRRAQPFVAISCASIPRDLIEAELFGYVAGAFTGANKNGAMGKFELAHNGTLFLDEIGSLPMEAQGKLLRALQQNEIIRIGGKVPIPVNVNVISANNVDLHELVKMRVFREDLLYRLNSIEIYIPPLRDRKGDTEYLIRYFVESLCKVQNRQVEISAGWMESMLRHYWRGNVRELEHACETAMILCDENILTKRHLPQSVRCTPEDETHEIIKKEYESLDENFKKWLLQAIETHNGNLSEIAKINKISRSTLHRKIKELNIDVKSFRAKST; from the coding sequence ATGATTTTAGGAGATGTTCAAGCCGTCCACACTAGACAACTCTGGGAACACTTTATTGCCGGCAAGCCTATAAACTCAGAATCGTTACCTGACTATGTTTATCGCTCATGGGAAACCTGTCGAGACAATGGCGTCAACCCGCGTCAGACCTTGGAGGCACATACACTTTCTAAAGTTGAAATTGACAAGCTATTGAAATTAAATAATGAGTTGATTGAGATTTCAAGACCAGTACTAGAAATGATTTTATTTTCGACCAATGACGCCAAATTCATTGTCATGCTTACATCTCAAGAGGGTGTCATTTTGTACGTCACTGGTGATCTCGAGAGCTTAAGTGTGCAGGAAAATTATTACAACAAGCCAGGAGTATATTGCGAAAAGAAATTTTTCAGTGCTAGAGCGACCACATTGTCACTTATAGAAAAGCGGCCTATTTCTTTGTGTGGAAGCGAGCACTATCTTGAAGTTTTCCACAATTCACTTTGCTACGCAGCACCAATATTTGATCATGATGGCAATGTTATAGCTTGCATTTCCCTTGCAACTTCATTGAATAACTACAACAAGAAAACACTGTCAATGGTTGCTGCTGCGGCAGAGAATATTACCTTACAGCTACAACGACAACACTTATACGAATCAAAAAAATACCTCAGCTCATTGGTTTACTCCATTTGTGAATCTCTACCTGATGGAGTGATTGCCCTAAACAAAGCTAATGCAATCACATACGTAAATCACACTGCGGAAGACATATTTAGGTCCACATCAACTGAATTAGTAGGGAAGAACATTACTGAAATTATCGACAACAGCAGCATTCTTGAGCTTTCTTCACTAATTGAATCAAAGAAGAAAAACATCATGTCGTTGTCACTCAAAAATAACGCCGAGAGCAAATGGCTCTGTCGAGCCCAGCCACTAAACGATGCAAACAATACCACCATTGGCGTTACACTTTTCCTAGCATCAGAGAAGCAAATTGTGCAAGGTCTAACTCAAGTTGGCGGCAATAGAGCCCACTACAGGCTTGAAGACATTAAAGGACAATCACCTGAATTAGAAAAATGTCTTCAGCTAGCAAAAAAAATTGCTAACAAAGCAAGTCGTGTTTTGATAACGGGAGAAAGTGGAACTGGCAAGGAACTATTTGCCCAAGGAATTCATAATGCAGGTCCTCGGCGAGCCCAACCATTTGTCGCAATCTCGTGCGCCTCTATTCCTCGTGACTTGATCGAGGCAGAGCTTTTTGGATATGTAGCAGGCGCTTTTACAGGAGCAAACAAAAATGGCGCCATGGGCAAATTTGAATTGGCGCACAATGGCACATTATTTCTTGACGAGATTGGTAGCTTGCCAATGGAGGCACAAGGAAAACTTTTACGCGCACTTCAACAGAACGAGATTATTAGAATTGGTGGCAAAGTACCGATTCCAGTTAATGTAAATGTAATTTCCGCCAACAACGTTGACCTGCATGAGCTGGTCAAAATGCGTGTCTTCCGAGAAGATTTATTATACCGCCTAAATAGTATAGAAATATATATACCTCCATTGCGAGACAGAAAAGGAGACACCGAGTATCTAATTCGATATTTTGTCGAAAGTCTCTGTAAAGTACAAAATAGACAGGTAGAAATTTCTGCCGGATGGATGGAAAGCATGCTACGCCATTATTGGCGTGGAAATGTTCGTGAATTAGAGCATGCCTGTGAAACAGCAATGATTTTGTGCGATGAAAACATATTGACAAAACGTCATCTACCACAATCGGTTAGATGTACCCCTGAAGATGAAACACATGAAATCATAAAAAAGGAGTACGAATCTCTTGACGAAAATTTTAAAAAATGGCTCCTTCAAGCGATTGAGACCCATAACGGAAATCTTTCTGAAATCGCCAAGATCAATAAAATATCCCGAAGTACATTACATAGGAAGATAAAAGAGCTCAATATTGATGTAAAGTCTTTTCGGGCAAAATCAACATAA
- a CDS encoding pyridoxine 5'-phosphate synthase, translating into MTKLSVNINKIALLRNSRGRNFPDVNNFATRCLDLGAHGITLHPRQDQRHALYQDVEALQSLCISRSAELNVEGFPSAEFLEIIQKTRPAQCTLVPDLPGQLTSDHGWNLREHGSFLRPILANLKFLGIRTSLFVDFDNPDIGYAKALGADRIELYTEPYALAFGTSREHEILEGFKAAALHAKNVGLGINAGHDLNLVNLPNFLKIPSISEVSIGHALIVECLEHGIANILDRYIKIFADY; encoded by the coding sequence ATGACTAAACTTTCGGTAAATATCAACAAGATTGCTCTTCTTAGAAACTCAAGAGGACGCAATTTTCCAGACGTTAATAACTTCGCAACGCGCTGTCTAGACTTAGGTGCACACGGAATTACTCTCCACCCTCGTCAAGATCAGAGGCATGCACTTTATCAAGACGTAGAAGCCCTACAATCACTTTGCATATCCCGCAGTGCAGAATTAAATGTTGAGGGATTCCCTTCTGCCGAATTTTTGGAAATTATTCAAAAAACACGCCCTGCACAGTGCACTTTGGTGCCTGACCTCCCTGGCCAACTCACTTCTGATCATGGTTGGAATCTTCGTGAGCATGGTTCATTTTTACGACCCATCCTTGCAAATTTGAAATTTTTAGGAATTAGAACAAGTCTTTTTGTTGACTTTGACAATCCTGACATCGGTTATGCAAAAGCGCTTGGAGCTGATCGCATTGAGCTATATACAGAGCCTTACGCCTTAGCCTTCGGCACTTCGAGGGAACATGAAATCCTAGAGGGATTTAAGGCAGCCGCACTACATGCTAAAAATGTTGGCCTTGGTATAAATGCAGGACATGACCTCAATCTCGTCAACCTCCCAAATTTTTTAAAAATACCAAGCATCTCTGAAGTATCAATTGGCCATGCACTGATTGTTGAATGCCTAGAACATGGAATTGCGAACATACTGGATCGTTACATCAAAATTTTCGCAGATTATTAA
- a CDS encoding AzlC family ABC transporter permease gives MNEPFKTGLKEGFHHYLPFSVGLIPWGLAAGVAMRSAGFSLTETMGMNIIVFGGTAQLGTLPLIISGTPLWLIVVTALILNLRFVVFSATLAPAFSGTGRLQRWLSSYLLSDGVTASCASRLLTEQNSHWRFGYYLGPSLWNWWVWQASTLIGALATNLIPKNWPLEFMATTALLALLIPLIRQKPMLLAAIIGGSASVVLHDLPLRLGFIIAIITGIVTGTLSENWLIAKDHKK, from the coding sequence ATGAACGAACCATTTAAGACAGGACTAAAAGAAGGATTCCATCACTACCTTCCGTTTTCAGTTGGACTTATTCCTTGGGGCCTAGCGGCAGGAGTTGCAATGCGTAGTGCAGGCTTCTCACTCACTGAAACTATGGGGATGAATATCATTGTATTTGGTGGAACGGCTCAACTTGGAACCTTACCCCTTATTATTAGTGGCACTCCGTTATGGCTTATTGTCGTTACCGCACTGATACTTAATCTGCGGTTCGTTGTTTTTAGTGCAACTCTTGCCCCAGCCTTCAGTGGAACAGGGCGTCTCCAGCGCTGGTTGTCCAGTTACCTTCTAAGTGACGGTGTTACTGCTTCGTGTGCAAGCCGATTGTTGACTGAGCAAAATTCTCACTGGCGTTTTGGCTATTACCTTGGCCCATCCTTGTGGAATTGGTGGGTTTGGCAGGCAAGCACTCTAATAGGAGCCCTTGCGACAAACCTGATTCCTAAAAATTGGCCATTAGAATTCATGGCTACTACAGCACTCTTGGCACTTCTCATTCCATTGATCCGCCAGAAGCCCATGCTGCTTGCAGCCATTATAGGAGGGAGTGCCTCCGTTGTACTTCACGACCTGCCTCTTCGATTAGGATTTATCATCGCAATTATTACTGGGATAGTAACAGGAACACTATCTGAGAACTGGCTAATTGCTAAGGACCACAAAAAGTGA
- a CDS encoding AzlD domain-containing protein: MTDKLFLWLTFILIGAATLLPRSSFIVVGHKAQLPPKFQKALRYAPAAAIAALVAPDILMVDGNFVMMNPKFFASVAAVFSIIFLRNPWLPFVAGIGVLTGIKFL; this comes from the coding sequence GTGACTGACAAACTATTTCTTTGGCTGACATTCATTCTTATTGGAGCTGCGACTCTTTTACCTCGCAGTAGCTTTATTGTCGTAGGCCATAAGGCTCAACTACCCCCTAAATTCCAGAAAGCTCTGCGCTACGCCCCAGCTGCAGCTATAGCGGCCCTCGTAGCTCCGGATATCTTAATGGTTGACGGTAACTTTGTAATGATGAATCCTAAGTTCTTCGCCTCTGTAGCAGCCGTTTTCTCAATAATTTTCTTAAGAAATCCTTGGCTACCTTTTGTGGCAGGAATTGGTGTGCTGACAGGAATAAAGTTTCTTTAA
- a CDS encoding FAD-binding oxidoreductase — translation MNDVVIVGAGAVGSCIALFCKRLDPELRITVVDPALLGGFSSSATAGSGGSRRLFCCPENIAMSDYSIQFFQDLDAQASDDLAKIDWRAKGYLFIVPPEGIRLLESNLEVQHRMGVNAELLMPEQIQERFPLLRVDDLGAAVYSPDDGWFDAQKFLAVIVQRARDAGVQFVSDEVVGFEEQGQRVTAARLRSGDKLQAEYFVNAAGPWAQQISQMIGMPLPVNPMRRFEHVFTAETSHQDMPYVKDLKGLAIRSAGGGFSGGLVDTKVPRGFSQALDNDWFEHAVRPAVQWRFPGMGRLELTKSWSGLYEQCDFDGNAIIGKWSGHRENFIVAAGFSGHGLMHAPATGLAVAELIQKGRFETLDLERFGYERVQRDQPYRERGII, via the coding sequence ATGAACGATGTGGTAATCGTGGGCGCTGGAGCCGTGGGTTCCTGCATTGCTTTGTTTTGCAAGCGGCTGGACCCGGAACTTCGGATTACGGTGGTCGATCCTGCTCTGTTGGGTGGGTTTTCGTCTTCCGCCACAGCAGGGTCAGGTGGCTCGCGGCGCCTGTTTTGTTGCCCCGAAAACATCGCGATGTCTGACTACAGTATCCAGTTCTTTCAGGATCTGGATGCGCAAGCGAGCGACGACTTGGCCAAAATCGATTGGCGTGCCAAAGGCTACTTGTTCATCGTTCCGCCTGAAGGCATCCGCTTGCTCGAATCGAACCTCGAGGTTCAGCACCGCATGGGGGTAAACGCGGAATTGCTGATGCCAGAGCAGATCCAAGAGCGCTTTCCCCTGCTGCGAGTCGACGATTTGGGGGCTGCCGTCTATTCCCCCGACGATGGCTGGTTCGACGCTCAGAAGTTTCTTGCGGTGATCGTGCAGCGAGCGCGTGACGCTGGCGTCCAGTTTGTCTCGGACGAAGTCGTTGGGTTTGAAGAACAGGGGCAGCGCGTGACGGCTGCACGTCTTCGTTCCGGCGACAAGCTGCAGGCAGAGTACTTTGTCAACGCGGCGGGGCCGTGGGCGCAGCAGATCAGCCAAATGATCGGCATGCCACTGCCGGTTAATCCCATGCGCCGTTTCGAGCATGTCTTTACCGCGGAAACGTCACATCAGGACATGCCTTATGTGAAGGATTTGAAAGGGCTCGCGATCCGCTCGGCAGGGGGGGGCTTTTCAGGCGGATTGGTCGACACCAAGGTTCCTCGCGGATTTTCGCAGGCGTTGGATAACGACTGGTTCGAGCATGCGGTGCGGCCGGCTGTACAGTGGCGCTTTCCCGGTATGGGGCGCCTCGAACTGACCAAGTCCTGGTCCGGCCTGTACGAGCAGTGCGATTTCGATGGCAATGCCATTATCGGCAAGTGGTCGGGCCATCGCGAGAACTTCATCGTCGCGGCGGGCTTCTCTGGCCACGGTCTGATGCACGCACCGGCCACGGGCCTGGCGGTGGCCGAACTGATCCAGAAAGGCCGGTTCGAGACGCTGGACCTGGAGCGCTTTGGTTACGAACGAGTACAGCGCGATCAACCATACAGAGAGCGCGGCATCATCTGA
- a CDS encoding FAD-binding oxidoreductase, with amino-acid sequence MNILSFGSGWDFLKPVTGNLLTKELFEYSSGVLAMTNSQTQNYDVVVIGGGILGSSVAYNILVQAPETRVCVVEPDPTYEFASALRSSGGCRVQFSCPENIEMSLYSIDFIKNFEQTMTANGRPAPVDWVQGGYLFLVPPEKVSMLESNVAIQRAHGCHVDLLTPSELKERFPSINVEDLGAGAHTPEDGWCDPNGLLWGFRRKAIELGAVYLKDKVVDAEVTASRAKSVILESGMRLDAEAFVNCGGAWSGLIAKMFGMELPIVPMRRFEHYFTCGEPIEHLPYVKDLSRLAFRSEGNGFSGGLVDGNERRGFNFDVDHDYFENVVWPAVAHRFPPLESAKCHRTWSGLYEVNELDGNPVIGAWNSRLKNLYTAAGFSGHGMMHSPAAGRGIAELIVHGSFQTIDLTKLGYERVEANQPYSEVGIL; translated from the coding sequence ATGAATATCCTCTCGTTCGGTTCAGGCTGGGATTTCCTCAAGCCCGTTACAGGGAACCTGTTAACGAAGGAACTCTTCGAATATTCATCTGGGGTATTAGCTATGACAAATTCGCAAACTCAAAACTACGATGTTGTTGTTATCGGCGGTGGGATTCTTGGCTCTAGCGTGGCCTACAACATTCTGGTGCAGGCTCCCGAGACGCGTGTGTGCGTTGTCGAGCCTGACCCGACCTATGAATTTGCCTCGGCTCTTCGTTCCTCAGGCGGCTGTCGAGTCCAGTTCTCCTGCCCGGAGAACATTGAGATGTCGCTTTACAGTATCGATTTCATCAAAAATTTCGAGCAGACCATGACCGCAAACGGCCGCCCTGCGCCGGTCGATTGGGTGCAAGGTGGCTACCTCTTCCTGGTTCCGCCGGAGAAGGTTTCGATGCTGGAAAGCAATGTCGCCATCCAGCGTGCGCATGGTTGTCATGTCGATTTGCTGACGCCGAGCGAACTGAAAGAACGTTTCCCTTCGATCAACGTCGAGGACCTGGGAGCCGGTGCGCATACACCCGAGGATGGTTGGTGCGATCCGAATGGCTTGCTCTGGGGATTCCGTCGCAAGGCGATCGAACTGGGCGCTGTCTATCTCAAGGATAAGGTCGTCGATGCAGAAGTCACGGCCAGCCGCGCAAAGAGCGTCATCCTGGAGAGTGGTATGCGGCTTGATGCCGAAGCGTTCGTCAACTGTGGTGGCGCATGGTCCGGCCTGATCGCGAAGATGTTCGGCATGGAACTGCCCATTGTCCCGATGCGCCGCTTCGAACATTACTTCACGTGTGGAGAGCCCATCGAGCATTTGCCGTACGTGAAGGACCTTAGCCGCCTGGCGTTCCGGTCCGAAGGCAACGGTTTTTCGGGTGGTCTCGTGGACGGTAACGAGCGTCGTGGCTTCAACTTCGATGTGGACCACGACTACTTCGAAAACGTGGTTTGGCCGGCAGTGGCGCATCGCTTCCCGCCTTTGGAGTCGGCGAAGTGTCATCGAACCTGGTCCGGTCTGTATGAGGTGAACGAGCTCGATGGCAATCCGGTCATCGGCGCGTGGAATTCTCGTCTGAAGAACCTTTACACCGCAGCGGGCTTCTCCGGCCACGGCATGATGCATTCGCCGGCAGCCGGCCGCGGTATCGCCGAGCTGATCGTGCACGGCTCGTTCCAAACCATCGATCTGACGAAGCTGGGATACGAACGGGTGGAGGCCAATCAGCCGTACAGTGAAGTAGGCATTCTTTAA